A DNA window from Calliphora vicina chromosome 1, idCalVici1.1, whole genome shotgun sequence contains the following coding sequences:
- the Ask1 gene encoding mitogen-activated protein kinase kinase kinase 15, translating into MANNVVSTSLAVAPYIKLPSCIPPSHQSYIQQLTVVCVIDTQLGDHLKDRECALEEIQQAVLSVGANFQRVQFDKLDFGETKKLETFYNADVAVIDLSIQAHQRSLSYHLGVRESFNMKENILIYNDVHSKQTLSLKLSFPNYTFLSYKLNTEYGVCNLTNFNKELPADTKIPTLQARIRRLLQDVEIQSKAHMREKFLIDLRQARETFATNSKKLQSILHEMRKRLDDAHVLSGEVVHSFMCSLRDVQDYDAMVCLVNDLKNIPNTRKYVETGNMSFLYAFALNRRNKKGDREKALESSLKALEKKENEFPDMLCLCGRIYKDIFVESDYTDTVSLRNAIKWYRQSFEVQPNEYAGINLATLLVIDGKEFSNTEELQHIGMTLNNLIGKKGSLSSLTEYWDVATFFEISVLAEDYAKAIKAAECMFKLKPPNWYLKSTIGNISLIHCFRKKGDDHQPTIEEQIFQFWMDFFLVATDSSEISNIRFPILIVEPQKIYMPSYVNINMDAEEKSIQIINVCLAHAKNECKKVHDFVFTASQIKSVSLYKRDDRCAYLYVHHNSDDFQIYFPSTECRQRFYELIWEMASDQDVFVNLNEEEPPQIEYEYDYDDQNRKIVLGKGTYGTVYAARDKHTQVRIAIKEVPEKNSQDVQPLHEEIKLHSQLRHRNIVRYIGSLSEDGFFKIFMEQVPGGSLSDLLEKKWGPLKDNESTMAFYSKQILEGLKYLHEQKIVHRDIKGDNVLVNTYSGVVKISDFGTSKRLAGINPMVSTFTGTLQYMAPEVIDLGFRGYGPAADIWSFGCTNVEMATGKRPFIELGSAQAAMFKVGYYKKHPTIPDELSPAAKSFILRCFVIQESDRPTAAQLLEDPFLTDKHRKLRLGTPSSTDFSRSISVPADRLVNRPRSGNTPTTPEIEGFHSTSVDIENLPSHQSFTMERRNSSGTLLSPEIEVSTPSLRTGASSETSETNDFYHLKKESQRRTTLSKVLTTDESKICDLWLEKLNPEHSNIVTLTKSKLQKLLHGIREYIMNEKEKHLEACINSLKEELNYDAAALDHLHLALYSFQDAVISVLRMHSIKPHWMFALDNLVKQAVQACVMILSPELGANLLGKELSLIDDESVHNQQQTSTDSQEKIAAFDPNHIACSNTPAMEEDSNSFSSTECVRLLRDIKESNRKFHHQHLEHQKQSLKALQNISKELAHFYMGRKRTRRTKYTACNKKPNRQLKRQFARRSVSNVSSYNGGLEEVDEQLEEWLTQHDIDEVSKTIILNEGFSYEDFICNMEKLDLMRLDLRLGIEVRLWSLITQKRSENLATTVNLTERQTNAYVNNNNNVAFSSCNSTSNPNNNNNYNNFNNNNNNSVALNHKNTRSSLRRNSNKRCDSEYDSCSE; encoded by the exons ATGGCCAATAATGTTGTGTCTACATCGCTGGCTGTAGCACCCTACATCAAACTGCCGTCTTGTATTCCGCCCAGCCATCAAAGCTACATTCAACAGTTGACGGTGGTGTGTGTTATAGACACCCAGTTGGGTGATCATTTAAAGGATCGCGAATGTGCTTTGGAAGAAATCCAGCAGGCGGTGCTGTCGGTGGGGGCGAATTTTCAAAGAGTTCAG TTTGACAAATTAGATTTcggtgaaacaaaaaaattggaaacaTTTTACAATGCTGATGTCGCTGTCATCGATTTGAGTATACAGGCTCATCAAAGATCACTATCGTATCACTTGGGTGTACGTGAATCGTTCAATATGAAAGAGAATATACTGATCTACAATGATGTACACTCGAAGCAGACCTTAAGTTTAAAG CTTTCATTTCCCAACTATACATTTCTGTCGTACAAACTGAATACTGAATATGGTGTTTGTAATTTAACCAATTTCAACAAAGAGCTACCAGCTGATACAAAAATACCCACTTTACAGGCAAGAATTAGACGTTTGCTGCAAGATGTTGAAATACAATCCAA AGCCCACATGCGTGAAAAGTTTCTTATTGATCTGAGACAGGCCCGCGAAACCTTTGCCACCAACTCAAAGAAACTGCAAAGTATATTACATGAAATGCGCAAACGTTTAGACGATGCCCATGTCCTGTCGGGCGAAGTGGTACACAGTTTTATGTGTTCACTGCGTGATGTTCAGGACTATGATGCCATGGTGTGTTTGGTCaatgatttgaaaaatataccCAATACCCGTAAATATGTGGAAACGGGCAATATGAGCTTCCTGTATGCCTTTGCCTTAAATCGTCGCAACAAAAAGGGCGATCGTGAAAAGGCTTTAGAGTCTTCCCTAAaggctttggaaaaaaaagaaaatgaatttCCCGATATGTTGTGTTTATGCGGACGCATCTATAAAGATATATTTGTGGAATCTGATTACACCGATACTGTTAGTCTGCGTAATGCCATCAAATGGTATCGTCAAAGTTTCGAAGTACAACCCAATGAATATGCTGGCATTAATTTGGCCACATTGTTGGTCATCGATGGCAAAGAGTTTTCAAATACCGAGGAACTACAGCATATTGGCATGACTTTGAATAATTTGATTGGCAAAAAGGGTAGTTTGTCTTCGCTGACGGAGTACTGGGATGTGGCCACGTTCTTTGAGATTTCGGTGTTGGCCGAAGATTATGCTAAAGCTATTAAGGCGGCTGAATGTATGTTTAAGTTGAAACCTCCGAATTGGTATTTGAAATCGACCATTGGCAATATTAGTTTAATACATTGTTTTCGCAAGAAGGGCGATGATCATCAGCCCACCATAGAGgagcaaatttttcaattttggatGGATTTCTTTTTGGTGGCCACCGATAGCAGTGAAATAAGTAATATTCGGTTTCCAATATTG ATCGTTGAACCCCAAAAAATCTATATGCCCAGTTATGTGAACATAAACATGGATGCCGAAGAGAAATCCATACAAATCATTAACGTTTGTTTGGCTCATGCCAAAAACGAATGTAAAAAAGTTCATGATTTTGTATTCACTGCCTCACAAATCAAATCGGTCAGTTTGTATAAAAGAGACGATCGTTGTGCCTATTTGTATGTGCATCACAATTCAGATGATTTTCAAATCTACTTCCCATCCACCGAGTGTCGTCAACGATTCTATGAATTGATATGGGAAATGGCTTCGGATCAGGATGTGTTTGTTAATCTCAATGAGGAAGAGCCACCACAAATAGAg TATGAGTATGATTATGATGATCAAAATCGTAAAATTGTATTGGGCAAGGGCACTTATGGAACTGTATATGCGGCCCGCGATAAACACACACAAGTAAGAATTGCCATAAAGGAAGTGCCGGAAAAGAATTCACAAGATGTGCAGCCCTTGCATGAGGAAATCAAATTGCATTCACAGCTAAGGCATCGTAATATTGTTAGG tacatTGGCTCTTTGTCGGAGGATGGCTTCTTCAAAATCTTTATGGAACAGGTGCCGGGTGGTTCTCTGTCCGATTTGCTTGAAAAGAAATGGGGTCCTTTGAAGGACAACGAATCTACCATGGcattttattcaaaacaaattctCGAAGGTCTCAAATATTTGCATGAACAGAAAATTGTCCATCGTGATATTAAGGGTGACAATGTGCTGGTCAACACCTACAGTGGTGTGGTGAAAATATCCGATTTTGGCACATCCAAACGTTTGGCTGGCATTAATCCCATGGTCTCTACATTTACCGGCACCTTACAGTACATGGCTCCCGAGGTTATAGACTTGGGTTTTCGTGGCTATGGACCGGCAGCTGATATTTGGTCATTTGGTTGCACCAATGTAGAAATGGCTACCGGTAAAAGACCTTTTATAGAGTTGGGTTCAGCTCAGGCGGCCATGTTTAAAGTGGGTTACTATAAAAAACATCCCACAATACCCGATGAATTGTCGCCGGCTGCtaagagttttatattaagATGTTTTGTTATACAGGAGTCGGACAGACCAACAGCGGCCCAGCTGTTGGAGGATCCATTTTTAACAGA TAAACATCGTAAACTCAGGTTAGGTACACCTTCTAGTACAGACTTTAGTCGCAGTATATCGGTACCAGCTGATCGTTTAGTCAATCGGCCGAGATCTGGTAATACGCCAACGACACCGGAAATAGA AGGCTTCCACAGCACTTCCGTGGACATTGAAAATCTACCCAGTCACCAATCGTTTACCATGGAAAGACGCAACTCTTCGGGCACTTTACTGTCGCCCGAAATCGAAGTATCCACACCCTCGCTACGCACTGGCGCCAGTTCAGAGACCAGTGAAACCAATGATTTCTATCATCTCAAAAAAGAATCTCAACGTCGCACCACTTTATCGAAAGTCCTAACGACGGATGAGTCGAAAATATGTGATCTGTGGCTGGAGAAACTAAACCCTGAACACAGCAACATAGTGACCTTAACAAAAAGTAAATTGCAAAAACTCTTGCACGGCATCAGAGAATACATAATGAACGAGAAGGAAAAACATTTAGAGGCGTGTATAAATAGTTTAAAGGAAGAATTAAACTATGATGCTGCCGCCTTGGATCATTTGCATTTGGCTTTGTATTCATTTCAAGATGCTGTCATCTCTGTGCTAAGAATGCACTCTATCAAACCTCATTGGATGTTTGCCCTGGATAATCTGGTTAAACAGGCGGTACAGGCTTGTGTTATGATTTTATCACCCGAACTGGGGGCCAATCTGTTGGGCAAAGAACTGTCATTGATCGATGATGAAAGTGTGCACAATCAACAGCAAACATCCACGGATAGCCAGGAGAAAATTGCCGCCTTTGATCCAAATCACATAGCCTGCAGTAATACGCCCGCCATGGAAGAGGATAGCAATAGTTTCTCCTCCACCGAATGTGTGCGCCTGCTCAGAGACATTAAGGAATCTAATCGCAAGTTTCATCATCAACATTTGGAACATCAAAAGCAAAGTTTAAAGGCTTTACAAAATATCAGCAAAGAATTGGCTCATTTCTATATGGGCCGCAAACGTACCAGACGCACCAAATACACAGCGTGCAATAAAAAGCCCAATCGCCAGCTAAAACGTCAATTTGCCCGCAGATCTGTTAGCAATGTTAGTTCGTATAATGGTGGCCTCGAAGAGGTCGACGAACAATTGGAGGAGTGGTTGACCCAACATGATATTGATGAAGTTTCCAAGACTATCATATTGAATGAGGGTTTTTCCTATGAGGATTTTATCTGCAATATGGAAAAGTTGGATTTAATGAGATTAGATTTAAG